CTGCGGCGATCGCCGGACCAATCTTCACCGCCGACAAAAACAGCTGGCTGTTCCACGGGATCACCGCGGCCACCACCCCGACCGGCTCGCGGCGCACCCAGGTTTCCATATCCGGTTTATCGATCGCCAGCACGTGCCCTTCCATCTTGTCGGCCAGCCCGGCGTAATAGCGGTAATACTCCGCCACATAGGCGATCTGCGCGCGGGTTTCGCGGATAATTTTACCGCTGTCCAGCGTCTCCAGCCGCGCCAGCTCCGCCGCGTTGGCCTCCACCAGATCCGCCAATTTCAGCAGCAGTTTGCCGCGCGCGCCGGCGGTCATATTGCGCCATTCGGGGCGGTGAAACGCCTGCCAGGCGGCCTCCACCGCGCGATCCACCTCCGCCTCGTGCGCCTCGGCCACGCTGGCCCAGGGTTCGCTGGTCGCCGGGTTCAGCGAGTCAAAGCGCGCCGCGCCCGGCTCGAACTGCCCGTTAATATAGAGATCAAACGACTCCATCATTTCCTCCCGCCTCAGTGAAACTCAGGCATTACATGGCGGATAAAGCGCTCCAGCGAGGTTTTTTTCCGCGCGAAGGACATTCCGCTGTCGATCCACAGGGCAAATTCCGCATAGCCCATCTGCTCATATTTCTTCAGTCGCGCCACCACCTCATCGGCGGTGCCGATCGCCAGGTTATTGCGCATCATATCTGCGTTGTAATAGCTATTGGCCGCCATCTCCTCGTCGCTCAGCGGCTTGATCAACCCCTGGCTGACCGGGCGCTCATTCTTGAACCAGGCGCCGAAATAATGGTAGAAGCGGTTAAGTTCCTGCGCCGCCTGCTGGGCGTCCGCCTCGTCCTCGGCCACATAGCCGTGTTGCAGCAGCATGATTTTCAGCGGCTGCTGCGGCGCATATTCGCGGCAGGCGTCCTTAAAGCAGGTTACCAGCCGGACGATCTCCTCTTCCCCCTGATGCAGCGGCGTCACCTGCACGTTACAGCCGTTTTTCACCGCAAATTCATGGCTGTTCGGGTCGCGCGCCGCCACCCAGATCGGCGGATGCGGCTGCTGTTTCGGCTGCGGCGCCGAAGTGGTCGACGGGAAAGACCAGTACTCGCCCTGATGGGCGTAATCCCCCTGCCACAGTTTCTTCACCGCCGGGATCAGCTCGCGCATCCGCTGCCCGGCCTCCCAGGCGGTCAGCCCCGGCATCAGGCGCTCGTATTCATAGCTGTAGGCGCCGCGGGCGATCCCCAGCTCCAGCCGCCCGTCGGTGATCAGATCGGTCATCGCCGCTTCGCCGGCCAGCCGCACCGGG
The nucleotide sequence above comes from Serratia rhizosphaerae. Encoded proteins:
- a CDS encoding LLM class flavin-dependent oxidoreductase; this translates as MKLSLFIHMERTTPDEPQEQLYEQMMELCEIADRGGVHTIWTGEHHGMNFTIAPNPFINLVDIAHRTRQARLGTGTVIAPFHHPVRLAGEAAMTDLITDGRLELGIARGAYSYEYERLMPGLTAWEAGQRMRELIPAVKKLWQGDYAHQGEYWSFPSTTSAPQPKQQPHPPIWVAARDPNSHEFAVKNGCNVQVTPLHQGEEEIVRLVTCFKDACREYAPQQPLKIMLLQHGYVAEDEADAQQAAQELNRFYHYFGAWFKNERPVSQGLIKPLSDEEMAANSYYNADMMRNNLAIGTADEVVARLKKYEQMGYAEFALWIDSGMSFARKKTSLERFIRHVMPEFH